Proteins found in one Oncorhynchus mykiss isolate Arlee chromosome 3, USDA_OmykA_1.1, whole genome shotgun sequence genomic segment:
- the LOC110520493 gene encoding splicing factor U2AF 35 kDa subunit isoform X2, whose amino-acid sequence MAEYLASIFGTEKDKVNCSFYFKIGACRHGDRCSRLHNKPTFSQTILIQNIYRNPQNSAQTADGSHCAISDVEMQEHYDEFFEEVFTEMEEKYGEVEEMNVCDNLGDHLVGNVYLKFHREEDAEKAVMDLNNRWFNGQPIHAELSPVTDFREACCRRYEMGECTRGGFCNFMHLKPISRQLRELYGRRRKKGGGHRSRSRSRERRSRSRDRGRGGGRDRERRRSRERSGRF is encoded by the exons ATGGCGGAGTACCTGGCGTCCATTTTCGGTACAGAGAAAGATAA ggTGAACTGTTCTTTCTACTTTAAAATTGGTGCCTGCCGACATGGTGACCGGTGCTCCAGATTACATAATAAACCAACTTTCAGCCAG ACCATCTTGATTCAAAACATCTACCGTAATCCCCAAAACAGTGCGCAGACGGCCGACGGCTCCCACT GTGCCATCAGTGATGTGGAGATGCAGGAGCACTACGATGAGTTCTTTGAG GAGGTCTtcacagagatggaggagaagtacggagaggtggaggagatgaATGTGTGCGACAACCTGGGAGACCATCTGGTTGGAAACGTATACCTGAAG TTTCATCGTGAGGAAGACGCGGAGAAGGCCGTGATGGATCTGAATAACCGTTGGTTCAACGGTCAACCAATCCACGCCGAGCTCTCTCCCGTTACAGACTTCAGAGAAGCCTGCTGCCGCCGGTACGAGATGGG GGAGTGCACTCGAGGAGGCTTCTGTAACTTCATGCACCTGAAACCCATCTCCAGGCAGCTGAGGGAGCTGTACGGTCGCCGCAGGAAGAAGGG aggGGGCCATCGTTCTCGCTCCCGTTCCAGGGAACGCCGTTCTCGCTCGAGGGATAGAGGCAGGGGAGGCGGACGTGACCGCGAGAGAAGGCGTTCCAGAGAACGCTCTGGCAGGTTCTAA
- the LOC110520493 gene encoding splicing factor U2AF 35 kDa subunit isoform X3, giving the protein MQEHYDEFFEEVFTEMEEKYGEVEEMNVCDNLGDHLVGNVYLKFHREEDAEKAVMDLNNRWFNGQPIHAELSPVTDFREACCRRYEMGECTRGGFCNFMHLKPISRQLRELYGRRRKKGGGHRSRSRSRERRSRSRDRGRGGGRDRERRRSRERSGRF; this is encoded by the exons ATGCAGGAGCACTACGATGAGTTCTTTGAG GAGGTCTtcacagagatggaggagaagtacggagaggtggaggagatgaATGTGTGCGACAACCTGGGAGACCATCTGGTTGGAAACGTATACCTGAAG TTTCATCGTGAGGAAGACGCGGAGAAGGCCGTGATGGATCTGAATAACCGTTGGTTCAACGGTCAACCAATCCACGCCGAGCTCTCTCCCGTTACAGACTTCAGAGAAGCCTGCTGCCGCCGGTACGAGATGGG GGAGTGCACTCGAGGAGGCTTCTGTAACTTCATGCACCTGAAACCCATCTCCAGGCAGCTGAGGGAGCTGTACGGTCGCCGCAGGAAGAAGGG aggGGGCCATCGTTCTCGCTCCCGTTCCAGGGAACGCCGTTCTCGCTCGAGGGATAGAGGCAGGGGAGGCGGACGTGACCGCGAGAGAAGGCGTTCCAGAGAACGCTCTGGCAGGTTCTAA
- the LOC110520493 gene encoding splicing factor U2AF 35 kDa subunit isoform X1 has product MAEYLASIFGTEKDKVNCSFYFKIGACRHGDRCSRLHNKPTFSQTIALLNIYRNPQNTAQSADGLRCAISDVEMQEHYDEFFEEVFTEMEEKYGEVEEMNVCDNLGDHLVGNVYLKFHREEDAEKAVMDLNNRWFNGQPIHAELSPVTDFREACCRRYEMGECTRGGFCNFMHLKPISRQLRELYGRRRKKGGGHRSRSRSRERRSRSRDRGRGGGRDRERRRSRERSGRF; this is encoded by the exons ATGGCGGAGTACCTGGCGTCCATTTTCGGTACAGAGAAAGATAA ggTGAACTGTTCTTTCTACTTTAAAATTGGTGCCTGCCGACATGGTGACCGGTGCTCCAGATTACATAATAAACCAACTTTCAGCCAG ACCATTGCCCTCTTGAACATTTACCGTAACCCTCAAAACACTGCCCAGTCTGCCGATGGTTTGCGCT GTGCCATCAGTGATGTGGAGATGCAGGAGCACTACGATGAGTTCTTTGAG GAGGTCTtcacagagatggaggagaagtacggagaggtggaggagatgaATGTGTGCGACAACCTGGGAGACCATCTGGTTGGAAACGTATACCTGAAG TTTCATCGTGAGGAAGACGCGGAGAAGGCCGTGATGGATCTGAATAACCGTTGGTTCAACGGTCAACCAATCCACGCCGAGCTCTCTCCCGTTACAGACTTCAGAGAAGCCTGCTGCCGCCGGTACGAGATGGG GGAGTGCACTCGAGGAGGCTTCTGTAACTTCATGCACCTGAAACCCATCTCCAGGCAGCTGAGGGAGCTGTACGGTCGCCGCAGGAAGAAGGG aggGGGCCATCGTTCTCGCTCCCGTTCCAGGGAACGCCGTTCTCGCTCGAGGGATAGAGGCAGGGGAGGCGGACGTGACCGCGAGAGAAGGCGTTCCAGAGAACGCTCTGGCAGGTTCTAA